In Helianthus annuus cultivar XRQ/B chromosome 9, HanXRQr2.0-SUNRISE, whole genome shotgun sequence, the following are encoded in one genomic region:
- the LOC110876208 gene encoding uncharacterized protein LOC110876208, which yields MTRSEEANSHPVENRDDAKFLVTSAELKAIVNEAVEKALARQYSEYSETRSRTLSAPHAKPKNHSEIRNKPPPTPPKPKKDEDRHSSNENSDAARQRALRSSESDKRKREDDNSRRSNKKHRGNHDGKKGSEARRNEHRSGDKPKYKSFVDSKFCELLGLPIKALSAKYEVELADGDTDTPESSATAEKPTTLHPAYSVTNIQSKIRTVDGKTVTYTSWVKLFGLHAIAYKVLAHIDGTDPPKDTAPEYPPWFELDALVLEWILSTVSDNLLPRLLGQVSTARAAWLKLEITFLSNKKARATALEIQFCNLTLAHYSSIDDYCQRLSDLANQLEDVDQPVAESRLVLQLVRGLPQEYDTNALLIHQNNADWDTAHTMLQDGVIRMEARQSTTSSVLVTQQPNQPSSSSS from the exons ATGACCAGATCAGAGGAAGCCAATAGCCATCCGGTTGAGAACCGTGATGATGCAAAGTTCCTAGTGACTAGTGCCGAGTTGAAAGCGATTGTGAATGAAGCGGTTGAGAAAGCCTTAGcgcgacagtacagtgagtacagtgaaaCCCGCAGTAGAACTCTGTCTGCACCACATGCGAAACCAAAGAATCATTCTGAGATTCGCAACAAGCCGCCACCTACTCCTCCCAAACCTAAGAAAGATGAGGATCGTCATTcctcaaatgaaaacagt GATGCAGCAAGACAGAGAGCTCTAAGAAGTTCGGAATCTGACaagagaaaacgtgaagatgataattcacgtcgatCAAACAAGAAGCATAGGGGAAACCATGACGGTAAAAAAGGCTCTGAGGCCAGAAGGAACGAGCATCGGTCGggcgataagcccaagt ATAAGTCTTTTGTGGATAGTAAATTCTGTGAGCTGTTAGGATTGCCTATTAAAGCCCTTAGTGCTaagtatgaggtagagttagcagatg GAGATACTGATACCCCTGAATCCTCGGCTACAGCCGAGAAACCTACAACCCTTCACCCCGCGTATTCGGTAACCAACATTCAATCCAAAATACGCACCGTGGATGGCAAAACCGTCACCTACACCTCCTGGGTAAAACTGTTCGGGTTACACGCTATTGCCTACAAGGTCCTGGCTCACATCGACGGCACTGACCCACCCAAAGACACTGCACCCGAATACCCTCCCTGGTTCGAACTAGATGCTCTGGTCcttgaatggattttgagcaCTGTGTCCGACAATCTCCTTCCCCGTTTGCTGGGACAGGTCTCCACGGCTAGGGCTGCATGGCTCAAGCTCGAAATTACTTTTCTTAGCAACAAGAAGGCACGTGCAACTGCCTTGGAAATCCAGTTTTGTAACCTCACCCTAGCACACTATTCGTCAATTGATGATTATTGTCAGCGCCTCAGCGATCTTGCCAACCAACTCGAAGACGTGGATCAACCTGTTGCCGAATCTCGCCTTGTCCTTCAACTGGTTCGCGGACTCCCACAAGAATATGATACCAATGCCCTGCTTATTCATCAGAACAATGCTGACTGGGACACTGCTCACACGATGTTACAAGATGGAGTCATTCGGATGGAAGCTCGTCAATCGACGACATCTTCTGTCCTCGTCACCCAACAACCGAACCAGCCATCTTCTTCGTCGTCATAG